Genomic window (Microcaecilia unicolor chromosome 8, aMicUni1.1, whole genome shotgun sequence):
CCAAGATAATGGTCATCCAGATGCAGCTGACGAATCTTGATGTGTCACTTGTTGAAGTGGTAGTTTGGCTGCTACTTTCGCTGATGGATTTTATGGTGACAGACCTGCTGACATGGGCTATACTTGTGTTGAATGGTACTCCGTGGGTGGTGTTGAAGCCAGTGGCATTGTCCAAGTGACCTGGTGTTGTCAATGGATCATTGGGCATCAGAAGTAGGAGTGGTGGATCTCcatactgtatttttttttgcaggttttgATTGCATTTATTCTCAGAACAGCAGCCACCTAGCATGGTGAAAGAGTCGTCTCCCCAGGTCCTGGACACTTTAGCACAGACAGGTGATGTAGAGCAACTCTTAATGGGCAGATTCTGGGTGATGTTGTCTTCAAAACAAGAGAAATACAAGACAAGATATTACACactgaagagagaaaaaaagagagacaaaaagaaactgaggaaaggaaataaaaagaAGGATGGAGAGACAGAGACCAAGGGAAGTGGAAGAGAGGACAAGAGCGAGATAAAGAAAATTCAAATTTTGGCATCAACTCAATAACACTATTGGGTACTTTGTTTGTTTCATAACATAAAACCTACATAAAACAGTTAGTACCTATGTAGTCAACGTGTTGtggttgttgtttttcttttcctcttgaACCCATTTCTGGGTGTCAATGGTTAGTTAACTGTTAGATATCTCTCGCTTTTCCGCATGTGCTGAAGACAGGTGATTAGAGCCCCACCACAGTGTCTGTGACTTTTTCTTGGCAGAATACTACAGAGGTATGTGTTTCACTTCTGCATCACACACCACTCAGATCTGCCAGGTTattcagttccaggagggaaatttaAAGCCAGTCCTGACTTTCCAACAACCTTaccctgatttcaatgggcagaatcTGGGACTAGCAACACCACATTGCTTTGGGATGGAAGTTCAAAagtaggactggccaaaaagtctccctactAGAATTAGGAATTTTGGTAGGATTGCACTAGTGGTCACCACTTTTCTCTGTCTATATATGTGAATTGCACTTTcttcctcccccgcccccccagctTCCTATCAAGATGTTTCATCGTCTTGTCCTGGCATCATGTGTATGATATCTGTAtggagagagtaatccacctaggtggatgaacactaactcccacgtaaatataacagcacagagagagtgggaagtggaccaatgactccaggagaacgggagataagatttcaaagaaccactttattcaatgactcaagtcattgaataaagtggttctttgaaatcttatctcccgttctcctggagtcattggtccacttcccactctctctgtgCTATGATATCTGTATTACATGAATGTTCTTCCAAGTTGCCTATTATGGTTATCATTTGTATTGCGTCCACATATGTTatttatgttatatgaatgttctactctgctgttttaatatgtatgtttCTGTTACTATATCATGTCATTGCCATTGAAAGGATTTAATTTGCCTACCTCCATGATTACCTCACTGTTCTGTGTATTGACCATtaatcattttactattgttatgctgttaacacgaTGTAAGTTGTTTATATCATGCTTTATCTGTTGAACATctccttggatgaatttcttcacaaaggcagttaataaatcccaataaacaaatatataaatgtgTATTAAAGCCCTAGTTTTGCACATAAAATCCTGTGAAAAATATCCCATCAGATGAGGAATGTATTTTTGTAATGGGAACGGAAGAAGGATGGCTTAAAATTAACATACATTGTTGGACACAGACACAAAATCACAGGTAAGATATAGTGTGTATGcttgaagcctgcccttgcagatcagcaacgcagctgcgccagagaagaggacttcggctggcggggcttggggacccccaccagcaaaggtacctgacggtggcggGAGGAAGatggggttgaaagggttggcactgggggggggggggggtcaaaggtggtggtggcggtggggaggtaaaaaatggcaggggggtggcggcactgggggggggggggctaaaatgtgccccctcaactcgggctctgaacccccctcccaccgaagtctggctatgcccctgattgcctcaggtacaaaaaccaagattgtgaaccctctagggacagagatagtccctgcttataattgaattgtatgccacattgaacctgaactctgtttcGGATAATGTGGGATGGATAAAAatgtcctaataaataaataagtgcctgCAGACATGGAACAGGGGTCTAGAACACATATGTCCAGAGACAGTAAGTGACTAACTGAATAAAGAGGGGATGGTGGCTTAAAAAAATTATCCGTGCCTAGAGATACTGACATGGGTGTGATGTTACAAAGCAAAACAACTCATGCAAAGTAGGGTGGACCAAAAGAACTTCCAGCAagcaatgtaaggaaatacaCTTTTATTGGCAAAGCACCATTAATATATGCTTTGTCAATAAAAGTGTATTTCTTTACATTGCTTTCTGGAAGTTCTTTTGGTCCACCCTACTTTGTCTTTGGATGTTCCTCACAGAGGGGTTTTCCCTTTCCTTATGGCTGGTATTTTGTTAAACAACACATACACCACCACCCATAATGAGTCACAACAGAGCAAGTCAGCCACTGGAGCTAATCCACAGTGATTTATATAGAcaaggggttctcaatccagtccttgggacacacctagccagttgggttttcaggctatatacatgaatatgtatgaaatagatACCAAgtaggcaatgcatgcaaatctatctcattcatattcattgtggatagcctgaaaacctgacttgctgggtgtgccctgaggactgggttgagtagCACTAGTATAGACCAGTGAAGGGACTCCTTATGAGAACAGATACTTCTTGATCCATGATTTCACCAGGTACACAAAGACTTTCCTCTGGAGACTTGAAAGGAGGCTTTCCTCTGGAGAAATTGAAGGAGTATGTGGCCATTGCAAGCAACAAGTTCCTACATACTTCAGAGGAGTGCATGTGAATGGAACAATTCAAGCATACCTCGGGTGACAAGGGCTTGAGCATCAATCCATAGTACTCCACAGTCTCAAACAGAAAGGTGTAGTTGAAAAACTGTGTTGGTGGGGATGGCAAAAAGAATGCTGCTATATACCAACCGTCTGACAAATTTGGGGGAGATGTATTGAGGACTGTAAATTATTTACAGAACCTGCTATCAATAAGGGCTAATCAGGTAAATCTCAGACAAGTCACTAAGAGGACAATTCTACAACCGAGTGCCTAGGTTTAAGCCacttgatatttaaaaccatttaactggccaggaacagctcctatcCAATGATATTCAACGCATTGCTGGCTATCATtgtccagtttcaacttaactggccagcactgaatttgacttggctggttaagttgaaacaggtaaaaaaacacccagatattcaatgccagtcaccagaaatggcccagcattgaatatctgggctcagtgccgACCATGAGAGGCAGCCTAGCTACCTTCcgtagtctgaatatcggccccaaggTGTCCTGGGGGCTTGTGTTGGAGCCTAGctatacttttctttacagaaagctGGCATAAAATAGGTataatggggctgatattcagacccaGCACCCTGAGCATAAGAAGCCTCCCTCCTGGACTCACCCTTAGTTTGCTACTGCTCCTTCCCCTCAGACCTACTCAtaggctgctgttgctgctgccatcacccctgggcctaccttactaccctggtagtctagtggctagtcagggcaggagcgatCTCCAGTCACTCCTTCCCATCCCGTGTCCGCAGTCAAAATGACTTCTGTGACTTCCAGCAGCAGTCTTGCGAGATTGCCACTGGAGGCTGAAATAACCATTTTGGGATTGGAGTCAACATGCATAAGAGCAGCTGAGGATTACTCCTGCCTGTGCTGGCTCCAAACTCAACATTACTGCTGCAACCTCCAGCGGCaatcttgcaagacttctgctggaAGCTGAGGCAGCCAGTGTGATTGCAGTCACGAGATGGGCAGGATTGACTGGGATCACTTTTGGGGTGGTAAGGAAGGTCCAgggggagtggcagtggcagcctACAGTTAGCTCCAGGAGGGGGGCTTCTTAGGTTTGCGGGGAGGGAGAGCGGAAGTAAGTAAGTAGGAGCGGGAGCTCCTGTGGTTTGGAGGGTGGTGGcagtagaggaagaggaggaatggAGTCAGAGCTGTTTCTCATCAGGGGGCTGGGCCTGTTTTGGTTTCAACTTGGGTTTCAATCAAAACTGAGCAGCAAATTTCAGCCACAGattcggtttcagctgaaacaaaaacaaaaaaactccagtttcggtcacccattaaaaactgtatgacctatccagtctgtccatctatgccatctactatctattcctttcccttagagattctatgtacctgtcccaagctttgTTGAATTgatcatgggaagagccagcagttATCTGGAGTCTGATTAATAGGACTGGCAATAGTGcatactcccccacccccatgcttACTAATGGTAATGGTGGCATTCCCATCAAAGCAGTAGCTCTCCATGTGGTGGCAATTCAGAACTGGAGCATTGGAGGGCAGGCATTGACCCGGCTTCTTTCCAATGCAGCTGTAGCACTGTCTGCTGGCATTACTGCTGCTGTTATCTGTGTGGAGACATaaagaggataattttcaaaggcatttctaTACTTTACACACAGAAATAGTGGCATTTAAGTTTAAGTGGAGTGGGAAGCACCCAAACCTATGTCCTACCTAATAAAAAACCTAAGCAAAAACTATTAGCAGTAATAATAATCTCCCCAGGGAATACTATAAACAAAAATCACTATaaacaaaaatcataatataaacATGGGGGgactttaatttattatttatttattttatttattgcatttgtatcccacattttcccacctatttgcgggttcagtgtggcttacaatacattgtgagtcatggaattacattggttacaatatggttatgggttatatagagaagagttatgggaagacagtcgAAGTCAAACATATTTTGGGAAAACAAGTCAAAGTCAAACATAGATTGGGAGTGGAACAGTAGAATGTAACAATAGGGAAGTGATCGGCGATTGAACAATGgcgagagaacattagggtataacagttccatttgtgggtagagttttaagtgtggtgagaataaggggaagagagatcagaagagagtgtattgcccTATCTCTGTTATTGCGTAAGGACTTCATATGT
Coding sequences:
- the LOC115476250 gene encoding ly6/PLAUR domain-containing protein 3-like; protein product: MEGELWPRGKALGILLVCALTSQGVQPDVPNALECYSCVDQGDHGCSMEKAMKVKCQEEENVCMETVYTMQTSHDTYTVAMKACGTGELGKMNQTLPYHGLNFFIEMQYCNTSLCNAEIDLEKYQHLPSDNSSSNASRQCYSCIGKKPGQCLPSNAPVLNCHHMESYCFDGNATITINNITQNLPIKSCSTSPVCAKVSRTWGDDSFTMLGGCCSENKCNQNLQKKIQYGDPPLLLLMPNDPLTTPGHLDNATGFNTTHGVPFNTSIAHVSRSVTIKSISESSSQTTTSTSDTSRFVSCIWMTIILAALTL